The Portunus trituberculatus isolate SZX2019 chromosome 19, ASM1759143v1, whole genome shotgun sequence genome contains a region encoding:
- the LOC123506215 gene encoding pigment-dispersing hormone 2 peptides-like: protein MRSGVFVAVLVLVVLAPLLTQGQELHIPEREAVASLAARILKVVHAPQDAAEGLPHKRNSELINSLLGISSLMNEAGRR from the exons ATGCGCAGCGGTGTGTTCGTGgccgtgctggtgctggtggtcctCGCTCCCCTCCTCACCCAGGGGCAGGAGCTTCATATCCCCGaacgtgag GCAGTGGCCTCCCTAGCGGCACGCATCCTGAAGGTGGTCCACGCCCCGCAGGACGCCGCCGAAGGTCTCCCTCACAAACGCAACTCTGAACTCATCAACTCGCTGCTCGGCATCTCTTCCCTCATGAACGAGGCCGGCAGGCGGTGA